The Fortiea contorta PCC 7126 genome has a segment encoding these proteins:
- a CDS encoding LL-diaminopimelate aminotransferase, with protein sequence MATINDNYLKLKAGYLFPEIARRVNTFAADNPDASIIRLGIGDVTEPLPAACRQAMIQAVEEMGDRTTFKGYGPEQGYTWLREKIAAQDFQARGADIDASEIFISDGSKCDTGNILEIFGHNNTIAVTDPVYPVYVDTNVMAGNTGAVNDQGEYAGLVYLPISAENNFTAEIPSQKVDLIYLCFPNNPTGAVATKAHLQAWVDYAKANNSIIFFDAAYEAYITDPNIPHSIYEIPGAREVAIEFRSFSKNAGFTGTRCALTVIPKTLTAKAADGADVELWKLWNRRQSTKFNGVSYIVQKGAEAVYSADGQSQIQTLVNFYLENAKIIRQQLTTAGLQVYGGVNAPYVWVKTPNGISSWEFFDKLLQTVNVVGTPGSGFGAAGEGYFRISAFNSRENVETAMERITTRLSL encoded by the coding sequence ATGGCAACGATTAACGATAACTACCTGAAACTGAAAGCAGGTTATTTATTTCCAGAAATTGCTCGGCGAGTAAATACTTTTGCGGCAGATAATCCTGATGCTAGTATAATTCGCTTGGGCATTGGCGATGTCACCGAACCATTACCGGCAGCTTGTCGCCAAGCGATGATCCAAGCTGTTGAGGAAATGGGCGATCGCACTACCTTCAAAGGCTACGGCCCAGAACAAGGTTATACTTGGTTACGGGAAAAAATCGCCGCCCAAGATTTTCAAGCACGGGGTGCAGATATAGACGCTTCCGAAATCTTTATTTCTGATGGTTCTAAATGTGATACAGGCAATATTCTAGAAATATTCGGTCATAACAACACAATCGCCGTCACAGATCCGGTTTATCCCGTATACGTTGATACTAACGTTATGGCGGGAAATACAGGAGCAGTTAATGACCAAGGTGAATATGCAGGCTTAGTTTATTTGCCAATCTCCGCTGAAAACAACTTTACCGCAGAGATTCCCTCCCAAAAAGTCGATTTAATTTATCTTTGCTTCCCCAACAATCCCACAGGTGCAGTAGCGACTAAAGCTCATCTGCAAGCATGGGTAGATTATGCAAAAGCGAATAACTCAATTATCTTTTTTGATGCCGCTTACGAAGCCTACATCACTGATCCCAATATACCCCATTCTATCTACGAAATTCCCGGAGCCAGAGAAGTTGCTATCGAGTTTCGTTCTTTCTCCAAAAATGCAGGTTTCACAGGAACTCGGTGTGCATTAACAGTCATCCCCAAAACCCTCACAGCCAAAGCTGCTGATGGCGCTGATGTGGAACTGTGGAAGCTGTGGAATCGGCGCCAATCCACTAAATTTAATGGTGTATCCTACATTGTACAAAAAGGTGCTGAGGCAGTTTATTCAGCAGATGGACAATCGCAAATTCAAACTTTGGTAAACTTTTATCTAGAAAACGCCAAAATTATTCGCCAGCAACTCACAACCGCCGGCTTGCAAGTTTACGGTGGTGTTAATGCACCTTATGTCTGGGTGAAAACACCTAACGGCATTTCTAGTTGGGAATTCTTCGACAAATTGCTCCAAACCGTCAACGTCGTCGGGACTCCTGGTTCTGGGTTCGGTGCTGCTGGTGAAGGATACTTCCGGATTTCGGCTTTCAATAGCCGAGAGAATGTAGAAACAGCAATGGAAAGGATTACCACTCGTCTGTCTTTGTAG
- a CDS encoding DevA family ABC transporter ATP-binding protein, giving the protein MSSVISVKNLDHYFGHGQLRKQVLFDINLEINAGEIIIMTGPSGSGKTTLLTLVGGLRSAQSGSLQVLGAELCGASAGQLTKARRHHGYIFQAHNLHGSLTALQNVRMGLEVHPGISPQEMKTRAAQMLELVGLGNRLNYYPDDLSGGQKQRVAIARALVSRPKIVLADEPTAALDSKSGRDVVNLMQKLAKEQSCTILLVTHDNRILDIADRIVHMEDGKLAQDKAVVAA; this is encoded by the coding sequence ATGTCTTCTGTTATCTCTGTGAAAAATCTAGATCATTATTTTGGTCATGGACAATTGCGTAAGCAGGTTCTATTTGATATCAATTTAGAAATTAACGCTGGTGAAATCATCATTATGACTGGGCCATCTGGTTCTGGAAAAACGACACTCCTCACCTTGGTGGGTGGATTGCGTTCGGCTCAATCTGGTAGCTTGCAAGTGTTAGGAGCAGAACTGTGTGGCGCAAGTGCAGGACAATTAACTAAAGCACGACGTCATCATGGTTACATTTTCCAAGCTCATAATCTACACGGGAGCTTGACTGCGCTACAAAACGTGAGAATGGGTTTAGAAGTACATCCAGGTATCTCACCCCAGGAAATGAAAACTCGTGCTGCTCAGATGTTGGAGCTAGTGGGATTAGGAAATCGCCTGAATTATTATCCAGATGACTTATCCGGGGGACAAAAACAACGGGTAGCGATCGCTCGTGCTCTAGTCAGTCGTCCTAAAATTGTCTTAGCAGATGAACCAACTGCAGCGCTGGACAGCAAATCGGGTCGAGATGTGGTCAACTTGATGCAAAAATTAGCTAAAGAACAAAGCTGTACAATTCTGTTGGTGACTCATGATAACCGCATCTTAGATATTGCCGATCGCATTGTTCATATGGAAGATGGTAAACTAGCTCAAGATAAAGCTGTAGTTGCCGCTTGA
- the devC gene encoding ABC transporter permease DevC, translating to MIGFIQQLGRRTPLGWLQLNREKSRLLVALSGIAFADLLMFMQLGFQSALFDSNTRLHSSMDADIFLVSPQARNLANMSSFTRRRLYQAMDVQGVKSATGVYVNFVDWKNPQTHKKTSVLVMGFDPDKQIFDLPEVKRQQNVLKLPNSVIFDRASRGEYQQTFAQIDQGKPVNTEIDRQTITINGLFKVGASFIADGTLITSDQTFLRLFPKRDASSLSIGLLNLQPGYDPKQVADALKLQLGNDVKVLTKTEFIEVEKHYWQTNTAIGFIFSLGVSMGFMVGVIIVYQVLSTDVNAHIKEYATFKAMGYNNFYLLGVVFEEAIILAILGFLPGLGVSFGLYALTRNATNLPLIMTVARAIQVQVLTMIMCMISGAIATRKVQSADPADMF from the coding sequence ATGATCGGATTTATTCAACAGCTGGGACGACGCACACCCCTCGGATGGTTGCAATTAAATCGTGAAAAAAGTCGTTTATTAGTAGCATTATCAGGCATTGCTTTTGCTGATTTATTAATGTTTATGCAATTGGGGTTTCAGTCAGCTTTATTTGACAGCAACACCAGACTGCATAGCAGCATGGACGCGGATATTTTTTTAGTCAGTCCGCAAGCGCGAAATTTAGCAAATATGTCCAGCTTTACCCGTCGTCGGTTGTATCAAGCAATGGATGTCCAAGGTGTAAAATCAGCAACTGGCGTGTATGTTAATTTTGTTGATTGGAAAAATCCCCAAACTCACAAAAAAACATCAGTATTAGTCATGGGGTTTGATCCAGACAAGCAAATTTTTGATTTACCAGAAGTGAAGCGTCAACAAAATGTTCTCAAGTTACCAAATTCAGTAATTTTTGATCGCGCCTCTAGAGGAGAATATCAACAAACATTTGCCCAAATTGATCAAGGAAAACCAGTCAATACGGAAATTGATCGCCAGACAATTACTATTAATGGCTTATTTAAAGTTGGCGCTTCCTTCATTGCTGATGGAACTTTGATTACTAGTGACCAAACTTTCTTGCGGTTATTTCCTAAGCGAGATGCTAGCAGCTTGAGTATCGGTTTATTAAATTTACAACCAGGGTATGACCCGAAACAAGTTGCAGATGCTTTAAAATTGCAGCTTGGTAATGATGTCAAAGTTTTGACAAAAACCGAATTTATTGAAGTAGAAAAGCATTATTGGCAAACAAACACTGCTATCGGCTTTATTTTTAGTTTGGGTGTGTCGATGGGATTCATGGTCGGGGTGATTATTGTTTACCAAGTCCTGTCTACAGATGTCAATGCCCACATCAAAGAATACGCCACCTTTAAAGCTATGGGTTATAACAATTTCTACCTTTTAGGTGTGGTATTTGAAGAGGCAATAATTCTCGCTATTTTAGGTTTTCTGCCAGGATTGGGTGTATCTTTTGGACTTTATGCTTTGACTAGAAATGCGACCAATTTACCATTAATCATGACTGTAGCGCGAGCAATTCAGGTACAAGTATTGACCATGATTATGTGTATGATTTCTGGGGCGATCGCTACTCGCAAAGTTCAATCTGCTGACCCGGCTGATATGTTTTAA
- a CDS encoding biotin/lipoyl-binding protein, whose protein sequence is MAQNWNLGNTQTLLKMPIALGIAASVVVVGFSVYTVSKFRETPNNKQQIITPAQPVVKTVTALGRLEPKEEVIRLSAPNAGEGNLVQQLLVKESDRVKIGQIIAIMDGRDRLQASMNEAQRQMQVAQSRLAQVKAGAKQGEIGARQATINRLQVELQGNRITLQATINRLEAELQGQQQQLKATVARVNAEKRNAQADVKRYETLYKEGAISSQEVDKRRLSAETSAQQFIESRATQTRTVATLEQQINEAKANRDKTIATLEQQINEAKANLNQTAEVRPTDIVNAQAEVNSAQATVEKIRAQLNQAYIRAPKAGQILKIRTRAGETAGSEGIVDLGQTDQMYAVAEVYQSDIHKVRPGQRVKVTSDSLEGALQGTVDWIGMQVQRQNIINSDPSSNIDNRIVEVHVRLDQPSSQKASNFTNLQIQAVIEQ, encoded by the coding sequence ATGGCGCAAAACTGGAATTTAGGAAATACGCAGACGCTGTTAAAAATGCCGATCGCTCTGGGAATCGCAGCATCTGTTGTGGTGGTTGGATTCAGTGTTTATACGGTGAGTAAATTTCGTGAAACACCAAATAATAAACAACAAATCATAACTCCAGCACAGCCAGTAGTAAAAACAGTCACAGCATTAGGACGACTGGAACCAAAAGAAGAAGTAATTAGACTTTCAGCCCCGAATGCAGGGGAAGGTAACTTAGTACAGCAGTTGTTGGTGAAAGAAAGCGATCGCGTCAAAATAGGACAGATAATAGCAATTATGGATGGACGCGATCGCTTACAAGCGAGTATGAACGAAGCGCAAAGACAAATGCAAGTAGCCCAATCCCGCCTAGCTCAGGTGAAAGCAGGCGCAAAACAAGGTGAAATTGGGGCGCGTCAAGCCACCATCAACCGATTACAAGTAGAACTACAAGGAAACAGAATCACCCTCCAAGCGACAATTAATCGCCTAGAAGCCGAACTCCAAGGACAACAACAGCAACTCAAAGCCACCGTAGCTCGCGTCAACGCCGAAAAGCGCAATGCACAAGCTGACGTCAAACGCTACGAAACTTTATACAAAGAAGGGGCGATTTCCAGCCAAGAAGTTGACAAAAGACGCCTCAGCGCCGAAACCTCCGCCCAACAGTTCATCGAAAGCCGAGCCACCCAAACCAGAACCGTCGCTACTCTGGAGCAGCAGATTAACGAAGCCAAAGCCAACCGCGACAAAACCATCGCCACCTTAGAGCAGCAGATTAACGAAGCTAAAGCCAACCTCAACCAAACCGCCGAAGTCCGTCCTACAGATATCGTCAACGCTCAAGCAGAAGTAAACAGCGCTCAAGCCACAGTAGAGAAAATTAGAGCACAACTCAACCAAGCGTATATCCGCGCACCCAAAGCCGGACAAATTCTCAAAATTCGTACCCGCGCCGGCGAAACAGCCGGTAGCGAAGGCATAGTAGACTTAGGGCAAACCGATCAGATGTACGCAGTTGCAGAAGTATACCAAAGTGATATTCATAAAGTGCGACCCGGACAACGGGTGAAAGTCACCAGCGATTCTTTAGAGGGAGCATTACAGGGAACAGTCGATTGGATCGGAATGCAAGTCCAGCGCCAGAATATCATCAACAGCGACCCCTCCAGCAACATTGACAACAGAATAGTAGAAGTGCATGTGCGCTTAGATCAGCCGTCTAGTCAAAAAGCTAGTAACTTTACCAATTTACAGATTCAGGCGGTGATTGAGCAATGA
- a CDS encoding nuclear transport factor 2 family protein, producing MSDQPALLIELLREAYAAFNARDIDAALALMSPDVVWPRAFKGGFVRGPEEVRAYWTEQWSEINPHVEPISFYLEEDGRILVDVHQVVRDLAGTVLADEYVGHRFTFENGLIQAMEVCPPPSSTPKT from the coding sequence ATGTCAGATCAACCTGCACTCCTAATTGAACTGCTCCGTGAGGCATACGCAGCCTTCAACGCGCGAGACATTGACGCCGCCCTTGCCCTCATGAGTCCGGACGTGGTTTGGCCGAGAGCGTTCAAAGGCGGTTTTGTCCGTGGGCCTGAAGAAGTTCGCGCTTACTGGACGGAGCAATGGAGCGAGATCAATCCGCACGTCGAGCCAATTTCCTTTTACTTAGAGGAGGACGGGCGCATTTTGGTTGATGTGCATCAGGTCGTACGTGACTTAGCTGGAACAGTTCTTGCTGATGAGTACGTGGGCCATCGATTCACCTTTGAAAACGGCTTGATTCAAGCTATGGAAGTCTGTCCACCTCCATCGTCCACCCCAAAGACCTAA
- a CDS encoding ABC transporter substrate-binding protein, with the protein MSKGKFFSFLVLVGAIALIAIHSIKLISAPPASTAVTVKLSGWGGNIVEQKLLQQVLNDFEAQHPQIKVKYEVISDQYMDVLKTRLVGEAAPDVFYLDALEAPFLMSQDVLEPLDAYITPEFDLGDFEPNLLKSFKYKNHIYGLPKDYSTLSLFYNKQAFAAAGLKNPPPTWEELRAYSQKLTGKLNRYGLGITPELARQAYKIKAFGGQIVDQNGNASFASEAGLQGLQLVVDQYQKDRSSAQKSDVGTNSGSEMFGQSKVAMVIEGNWAIPYLRETFPQLEFATAEIPTINAQKGTMVFTVAYVMNKQAKDKAAAWELISYLTGKAGMEKWTGTGFALPTRQSVAQKLGYDQDPLRSPFVAGVNYATPWQVGKYPGAIVNNFDNQFISALLGQQPLKQAMVRAENEANQQIKTME; encoded by the coding sequence GTGAGCAAGGGCAAGTTTTTCAGCTTTTTGGTGCTAGTGGGAGCGATCGCTTTGATCGCCATCCACAGTATAAAACTCATCAGCGCCCCTCCAGCATCAACTGCAGTCACCGTCAAACTCAGCGGTTGGGGTGGTAACATTGTTGAGCAAAAATTATTGCAGCAGGTACTCAATGACTTTGAAGCCCAGCACCCGCAAATTAAAGTCAAGTATGAGGTCATTTCTGATCAGTACATGGATGTACTGAAAACTCGTTTGGTGGGAGAAGCAGCGCCTGATGTTTTCTATTTGGATGCTTTAGAAGCTCCTTTTTTGATGAGTCAGGATGTCTTGGAGCCGCTAGATGCCTATATTACACCCGAATTTGACTTAGGGGACTTTGAGCCAAATCTACTGAAGAGTTTTAAGTATAAAAATCATATTTATGGTTTGCCCAAGGATTATTCTACCTTGTCTCTGTTCTATAACAAACAAGCCTTTGCCGCCGCAGGTTTAAAAAATCCACCGCCAACTTGGGAAGAATTACGCGCCTACTCCCAAAAGTTAACTGGGAAACTCAACAGATATGGCTTGGGAATCACTCCAGAGTTAGCACGCCAAGCTTACAAAATTAAAGCCTTCGGCGGTCAAATTGTTGACCAAAATGGTAACGCCTCCTTTGCGAGTGAGGCTGGTTTACAAGGATTGCAGTTAGTGGTAGACCAGTATCAAAAAGACCGCTCCTCTGCTCAAAAATCTGACGTGGGGACAAATTCCGGCAGTGAAATGTTTGGTCAAAGCAAGGTAGCAATGGTGATTGAGGGGAATTGGGCAATTCCCTATCTCAGAGAAACTTTTCCCCAGTTAGAATTTGCCACCGCAGAGATACCGACGATTAATGCTCAAAAAGGCACAATGGTATTTACCGTTGCCTATGTGATGAACAAACAAGCCAAAGACAAAGCTGCAGCTTGGGAACTGATTTCCTATCTCACAGGAAAAGCAGGGATGGAAAAGTGGACAGGTACAGGGTTTGCGCTGCCGACTCGGCAATCGGTGGCGCAGAAATTGGGTTATGATCAAGACCCACTGCGATCGCCTTTTGTCGCTGGGGTTAATTACGCTACACCTTGGCAGGTTGGTAAATATCCAGGGGCAATTGTGAACAACTTTGATAACCAATTTATCAGCGCCTTATTGGGGCAACAACCATTAAAGCAGGCAATGGTGCGGGCAGAAAATGAAGCGAATCAGCAAATCAAAACTATGGAATAG
- the accD gene encoding acetyl-CoA carboxylase, carboxyltransferase subunit beta produces MANNEESRGLKSLLDWFANRRKTGNNHPEPQEREIADGLWHKCPKCGVLTYTKDLRANHMVCVECGHHNRVDSDERIRQLIDHNTWQPMDENLHPTDPLQFRDRKSYSDRLRETQDKIGLIDAVKTGLGQINGLPVALGVMDFRFMGGSMGSVVGEKLTRMIEQATQRRYSVLIVCTSGGARMQEGMLSLMQMAKISAALERHRQERLLYIPILTNPTTGGVTASFAMLGDIILAEPKATIGFAGRRVIEQTLREKLPEDFQSAEDLLKHGFVDDIVPRTQLKNTITQLIALHQPLPTTPHMVLWETMSFSSTAAE; encoded by the coding sequence ATGGCAAACAACGAAGAATCACGCGGTTTAAAGTCTCTGTTAGATTGGTTTGCAAATCGTCGCAAAACAGGGAACAACCACCCAGAACCCCAAGAAAGAGAAATTGCTGATGGGCTATGGCATAAGTGCCCTAAATGTGGTGTATTGACCTATACAAAAGACCTGCGAGCCAATCACATGGTTTGTGTGGAATGTGGACATCATAATCGGGTAGATAGTGACGAACGTATCCGCCAATTGATAGATCATAATACTTGGCAACCGATGGATGAGAATCTGCATCCTACTGATCCGTTGCAGTTCCGCGATCGCAAATCTTATAGCGATCGCCTGCGGGAAACACAAGATAAAATCGGTTTAATCGATGCTGTCAAAACTGGCTTGGGTCAAATTAACGGTTTACCCGTAGCCCTGGGAGTCATGGATTTCCGGTTTATGGGTGGTAGCATGGGTTCAGTGGTAGGTGAAAAACTCACCCGCATGATTGAGCAAGCTACTCAACGGCGCTACTCAGTATTGATTGTCTGCACATCCGGGGGCGCGAGAATGCAAGAAGGAATGCTCTCGTTGATGCAAATGGCGAAAATATCCGCAGCACTAGAACGCCACCGCCAAGAGCGACTATTATATATTCCTATTTTGACCAACCCCACCACAGGCGGCGTTACCGCCAGCTTTGCCATGTTGGGTGATATTATTCTCGCAGAACCCAAAGCAACCATCGGTTTTGCAGGTCGGCGAGTGATTGAGCAGACCCTCAGAGAAAAACTACCGGAAGATTTTCAAAGCGCTGAAGATTTACTCAAACACGGTTTTGTGGACGATATTGTCCCCCGTACTCAGTTAAAGAACACCATTACCCAGTTGATCGCCCTACACCAGCCTTTACCAACCACACCCCACATGGTTTTATGGGAAACAATGAGCTTTAGTTCCACTGCAGCGGAATAA
- a CDS encoding prepilin peptidase: MDVFLIIPASAIAFALGASIGSFINVVVYRLPAGLSILWPPSRCPHCLNQLKAHDNVPVLGWLRLRGRCRFCKSQISARYPVVEALTGFVFLLIFILFKVSILTMGYWAFCSWLLALSLIDLDTMTLPNSLTQSGLILGIVFQMFAGFFVQGSTTELIQHLMTAIVGAVLGLWLFDAIALIGAIVLRKTAMGAGDAKLAAMMGAWLGWQNLLLASFIACAVGVLIGSVMICNPRKQGHKIPFGPFLALGSAIALFTGDAILSTYLRLFLPGS; this comes from the coding sequence ATGGACGTTTTCTTAATTATACCGGCGAGTGCGATCGCCTTCGCCCTAGGTGCATCTATCGGCAGCTTTATCAATGTTGTAGTTTATCGGCTACCCGCTGGGTTGTCGATTCTTTGGCCTCCTTCCCGTTGTCCCCACTGTCTCAACCAGTTAAAAGCCCACGACAATGTACCAGTGTTGGGTTGGTTGCGTTTACGAGGAAGGTGTCGTTTTTGTAAAAGTCAAATTTCTGCCCGTTATCCTGTGGTAGAAGCGTTAACGGGTTTCGTATTTTTACTCATATTTATATTATTTAAAGTTTCGATTTTAACAATGGGTTACTGGGCTTTTTGTAGCTGGTTATTGGCGCTATCACTGATTGATTTAGACACCATGACCTTACCCAATTCACTGACACAATCAGGGTTAATTTTGGGAATCGTTTTTCAAATGTTTGCGGGTTTTTTTGTTCAAGGTAGTACCACAGAATTAATTCAACATTTAATGACAGCGATAGTGGGCGCGGTATTGGGCTTATGGTTATTTGATGCGATCGCCCTCATTGGTGCTATCGTCCTACGTAAAACCGCAATGGGCGCAGGAGACGCTAAATTAGCCGCGATGATGGGGGCTTGGTTGGGTTGGCAAAATTTATTGTTGGCGAGTTTTATTGCCTGTGCTGTGGGAGTATTAATAGGTAGTGTGATGATCTGCAATCCCAGAAAACAAGGGCACAAGATACCTTTTGGGCCGTTTTTGGCTTTAGGATCAGCGATCGCTCTCTTTACTGGTGACGCTATTTTGTCTACCTATTTGCGGTTATTCTTACCAGGAAGTTGA
- the leuB gene encoding 3-isopropylmalate dehydrogenase, producing the protein MTQNYRITLLPGDGIGPEIMAVAVDVLNVVGKQFDLEFEFSEALIGGVAIDATGEPLPSATLDTCRNSDAVLLAAIGGYKWDSLPSHQRPEAGLLGLRAGLGLFANLRPAKILPQLIDASTLKREVVEGVDIMVVRELTGGIYFGKPKGIFATETGEKRGVNTMVYAESEIDRIGRVAFEAARKRGGKLCSVDKANVLEVSQLWRDRITKLSSEYPDIELSHLYVDNAAMQLVRAPKQFDTIVTGNLFGDILSDAAAMLTGSIGMLPSASLGATGPGVFEPVHGSAPDIAGQDKANPLAQVLSAAMMLRYGLNQPVAADKIEQAVFQVLEQGDRTGDIISSGKNLLGCRAMGDALMQALAEK; encoded by the coding sequence ATGACCCAGAACTACCGCATTACCCTACTCCCCGGCGATGGTATTGGCCCTGAAATTATGGCCGTGGCGGTAGATGTGCTCAATGTTGTCGGGAAACAATTTGATCTTGAGTTTGAGTTTTCAGAAGCTTTAATTGGTGGTGTGGCGATTGACGCTACAGGTGAGCCGCTACCATCTGCTACTCTGGATACGTGCCGCAACAGTGATGCCGTCTTACTCGCTGCTATTGGTGGTTACAAGTGGGATTCTCTACCATCCCACCAACGCCCAGAAGCAGGTTTGCTAGGGTTGCGCGCGGGTTTGGGATTGTTTGCAAATTTGCGCCCAGCGAAAATTTTGCCCCAGCTAATTGATGCTTCCACTTTGAAGCGGGAAGTAGTGGAAGGGGTGGATATTATGGTGGTGCGGGAACTGACGGGGGGGATTTATTTCGGTAAACCCAAGGGAATTTTTGCTACCGAAACAGGGGAAAAACGCGGTGTAAATACGATGGTTTACGCTGAATCTGAAATTGACAGAATTGGACGGGTGGCTTTCGAGGCGGCGCGGAAACGGGGCGGTAAGCTTTGTTCGGTGGATAAGGCGAATGTATTAGAAGTATCTCAACTGTGGCGCGATCGCATCACCAAACTTTCTTCAGAATATCCCGATATTGAATTATCTCACTTATATGTAGATAACGCGGCGATGCAATTGGTACGCGCTCCCAAGCAATTCGATACCATTGTCACAGGTAATTTGTTTGGTGATATCCTCTCCGATGCAGCGGCGATGCTCACAGGTAGTATTGGGATGTTACCTTCGGCGAGTTTGGGCGCTACGGGGCCTGGTGTATTTGAACCAGTCCACGGTTCCGCTCCAGATATCGCTGGACAAGATAAAGCTAACCCCCTCGCCCAGGTTTTGAGTGCAGCAATGATGCTCCGCTATGGCTTAAACCAACCAGTTGCGGCTGATAAAATTGAACAAGCTGTATTCCAAGTTTTAGAGCAGGGCGATCGCACAGGTGATATCATTTCTTCAGGAAAGAATCTCCTCGGTTGTCGTGCTATGGGCGACGCACTCATGCAAGCTTTAGCAGAAAAATAA
- a CDS encoding DUF29 family protein, giving the protein MTQELIDLRNSIQEGRYADALAIVDELEGMSRQAILRNIQSYLNILLIHLIKNQVEQRLTGSWVNSIRNSIREIKKLNLKDNKKSYYINEDEWETLIEEEVIEDAIAEASEEVLNGNYSQFQLAEVVNRTQLIATALRFLNLTYSHSSKELAGAVAQVLMQLPGGEDWINRK; this is encoded by the coding sequence ATGACACAAGAATTGATAGACCTTAGAAATAGTATCCAGGAAGGAAGATATGCGGATGCTTTGGCAATTGTGGATGAGTTAGAGGGGATGAGTAGACAAGCTATTTTGCGTAATATTCAATCTTATTTAAATATTCTTTTGATTCATTTGATTAAAAATCAAGTAGAACAGCGATTAACTGGTTCTTGGGTAAATTCTATTCGTAATTCTATTCGAGAAATTAAAAAGCTAAATCTCAAAGACAATAAAAAATCTTACTATATCAATGAAGATGAATGGGAGACTTTGATAGAGGAGGAAGTGATTGAAGATGCTATAGCTGAGGCAAGCGAAGAAGTTTTAAATGGTAATTACAGTCAATTTCAACTTGCAGAAGTTGTTAATAGAACTCAGCTAATTGCAACTGCATTAAGGTTTTTGAATTTGACATATTCTCATTCATCTAAGGAATTGGCTGGGGCTGTAGCGCAAGTTTTAATGCAGTTACCTGGTGGGGAAGATTGGATCAATAGGAAATGA
- a CDS encoding ABC transporter ATP-binding protein → MVKELAISTRGLTKQFDRHVAVNDVELEIATGEVYGLIGPNGAGKTTLIRMLAAAEEPTTGEIYINGDRLRRDKSNPTLKRRLGYLPDDYPLYEDLTVWDYLDYFARLYRLREPRRTQRLHEVLELIQLGNKRNSMISTLSRGMKQRLSLARTIIHEPILLLLDEPVSGLDPIARMQFREIIKALQEAGMTILISSHVLSDLAELCTSVGIMELGFLVESTSLQQLYQRLSRQQIVLSTLGNMEALSGKLKNHHLVEGCEVITGTNSLRVNFSGNQEDCAELLRSLVADGIPLTSFHCTQEDLETIFLKLGHKQAS, encoded by the coding sequence ATGGTAAAAGAATTAGCAATTAGTACCCGTGGATTGACTAAGCAATTTGACCGACATGTCGCTGTGAACGATGTGGAGTTAGAAATCGCTACGGGTGAAGTATACGGACTCATCGGCCCCAATGGAGCAGGTAAAACTACTCTGATTCGGATGTTGGCTGCTGCTGAAGAACCAACTACGGGTGAGATTTATATTAATGGCGATCGCCTACGTCGTGACAAGAGTAATCCTACCCTCAAGCGTCGTCTTGGCTACTTACCTGATGACTATCCCCTATATGAAGATTTAACAGTTTGGGACTACTTAGATTATTTTGCCCGGTTGTATCGCTTGCGGGAACCGCGCCGCACCCAGCGTCTGCATGAGGTGTTAGAACTGATACAACTAGGAAATAAGCGCAACAGCATGATTTCTACCCTGTCACGGGGGATGAAACAACGCTTGAGTTTAGCGAGAACTATCATCCACGAACCGATTTTATTATTGTTGGATGAACCGGTTTCTGGATTAGATCCCATTGCTAGGATGCAGTTTCGGGAAATCATTAAAGCTTTGCAAGAAGCGGGAATGACGATATTAATTTCTTCTCATGTCCTGAGTGATTTAGCAGAATTGTGTACTTCTGTAGGGATTATGGAATTAGGTTTTCTGGTAGAAAGTACATCACTACAACAACTTTATCAGCGCCTTTCTCGCCAGCAAATTGTGTTATCAACTCTAGGTAATATGGAGGCGCTTTCAGGTAAATTAAAAAATCATCATTTAGTCGAAGGCTGTGAGGTAATTACAGGTACAAATAGCCTGCGAGTTAATTTTTCTGGTAATCAAGAAGACTGTGCGGAATTATTGCGATCGCTTGTTGCAGATGGTATACCTTTAACCAGTTTCCATTGCACTCAAGAAGACCTAGAAACTATTTTCTTAAAATTAGGTCATAAACAAGCATCTTAA